In Xiphophorus couchianus chromosome 8, X_couchianus-1.0, whole genome shotgun sequence, the following proteins share a genomic window:
- the alg14 gene encoding UDP-N-acetylglucosamine transferase subunit ALG14, which yields MLLFGLVFSLFLTALLFLLRVYFVLNSGSNHPPKTRSHVAVLVVAGSGGHTTEIMRLMESLSAAYTPRHYVIADTDKMSEEKIVAFESSKPQSHTDVQFTINRIPRSREVAQSWSSSVVSTLSALRYSLPLVFRLQPDVVLCNGPGTCVPLCITGLLLRILGIKKVGIVYVESICRVQTLSLTGRILYLVSDYFFVQWSSLRDKYPKAIFLGRIV from the exons ATGTTGCTTTTCGGACTTGTGTTCTCTCTGTTCCTGACAgctttattatttcttcttcgggtttattttgtcttaaattcGGGATCTAATCATCCGCCCAAAACCAGAAGCCATGTTGCTGTTCTGGTCGTTGCAGGATCAG GTGGTCACACCACAGAGATCATGCGGCTGATGGAGAGCCTCTCTGCTGCCTACACACCTCGACACTACGTGATCGCTGACACTGACAAGATGAGTGAGGAGAAAATTGTCGCCTTTGAAAGTTCTAAACCACAGTCGCACACTGACGTCCAG TTCACCATCAATCGGATCCCACGGAGCCGAGAGGTGGCCCAGTCATGGAGTTCCTCTGTTGTTAGCACCCTGAGCGCTCTGAGATACTCCCTCCCTTTGGTGTTCAGACTCCAGCCTGATGTG GTGCTGTGTAATGGTCCAGGGACCTGCGTTCCTCTATGTATAACTGGACTTTTACTCAGAATTCTGGGAATAAAGAAAGTCGGGATAGTGTATGTTGAAAGCATTTGCCGAGTGCAGACACTGTCTTTAACCGGCAGGATCCTGTACCTGGTATCTGACTATTTCTTTGTGCAATGGTCATCTCTGAGGGACAAATACCCCAAAGCCATTTTTCTGGGAAGAATAGTTTGA
- the mos gene encoding proto-oncogene serine/threonine-protein kinase mos has translation MPSPIPVTRLLRKDIYPSADVAACSSPLFQLSQGSTLQVPPQRFHGKVASRLWSSVIYWDQLRSVEVVGSGGFGSVYKAEYLGETVALKKVKKSTKNKLASRQSFWAELNAAHLHHKNVVRIIAASTCVLADLEDEAIGAIVMEFVGSRNLQQIIYESSEELGEDRWLKYSTDIVKGLSFLHSHSVVHLDIKPANVLVSRGEVCKIADFGCSLKLERDCEVSAVSPQVSHGCGTYSHRAPELLKGEQVSPNADIFSLGITMWELLTREPPYTGDRQHILYAVVAHNLRPSVCDHPVFLSVLGKRCAALLGRCWSADVRCRPSAEDVLHQLELLRSPR, from the coding sequence ATGCCTTCTCCTATTCCCGTCACGCGCCTGTTGCGGAAAGACATCTACCCGTCTGCAGACGTCGCGGCTTGTAGCAGCCCGCTCTTTCAGCTGTCCCAAGGGTCCACCTTGCAGGTTCCCCCCCAGCGGTTCCATGGTAAAGTCGCAAGCCGCCTCTGGTCCTCCGTGATTTACTGGGATCAGCTGCGCTCCGTGGAAGTTGTGGGCTCCGGGGGCTTCGGCTCCGTCTACAAGGCGGAGTACCTCGGGGAAACTGTTGCGCTGAAGAAAGTGAAAAAGAGCACAAAGAACAAACTGGCGTCCCGACAGAGTTTCTGGGCTGAGCTGAACGCCGCACATCTCCACCATAAAAACGTCGTGCGCATCATCGCCGCAAGCACGTGCGTGCTGGCGGACTTGGAGGATGAAGCGATCGGAGCGATCGTCATGGAGTTCGTGGGCAGCAGAAATCTGCAGCAGATCATATATGAGAGCTCGGAGGAGCTCGGGGAGGACCGGTGGCTGAAGTACTCCACAGACATCGTGAAGGGGTTGAGCTTCCTTCATTCCCACAGTGTTGTGCATCTGGACATCAAACCAGCCAACGTGCTGGTGTCGCGGGGAGAAGTGTGTAAAATTGCCGACTTTGGTTGTTCCCTGAAGCTGGAGCGTGACTGTGAAGTGAGCGCCGTCAGCCCCCAGGTCAGCCACGGATGTGGCACGTATTCACACCGAGCCCCGGAGCTGCTCAAAGGTGAGCAGGTGTCTCCTAATGCGGACATCTTCTCGTTGGGGATAACCATGTGGGAGCTTTTGACCAGAGAGCCCCCCTACACGGGTGACAGGCAACACATCCTctatgctgtggtggcgcacaATCTGCGGCCGTCTGTATGTGACCACCCGGTGTTTCTTTCTGTGCTGGGGAAGCGGTGTGCGGCATTGCTGGGCCGCTGCTGGAGCGCAGATGTCCGCTGCAGACCCAGCGCCGAGGATGTGCTGCATCAGCTTGAGCTCCTAAGGTCACCTAGATGa